The Nymphaea colorata isolate Beijing-Zhang1983 unplaced genomic scaffold, ASM883128v2 scaffold0115, whole genome shotgun sequence genome segment CGAGTTCTATGTGGCGAGGCTGAAAAAAGTGATCAGGGTGAAGGTGAAAGGCAGACCATAGGCCTTCATCGAGGTCGAGTGGGTGCTCAAGAAAAGCGACCTGCCTGAAAATTTGCTTCGGCTCTACGCCGACTATATCTCCACTGCTGAGGTTTTCCCCTCCAACGAAAAGATATACCTCTATGTTGCCTCCATCCGATGCAAGTGCACGCTCCTTTCGATCGAGGAATACGCTGAACTGGGAAACGCTCCAGAGTCCATTTTCTACTCACGGTCCAACTACAGCTCAGAGCTCAAGAATCTAGTTCCTGATCCCTCCACCTGGGCTTCCGACTGTTTCTGCCGAAAGCCGAATAATCCAGACCTCGCCTACGTCTAATGCAACGGATGCGGTAAGTGGCACCACGTCTAGTGCGCAGGGTCGAGCATAATAAACGGAGACTACCTATGCGGTGCATGCTTCAGCCGGGGGATGGTCGAGGAGAAGAGCTAACGGTGATGGTAGAGGAGAAACTGTATATTCGACAATCAAATATATCTCTGGTGGGGGTTGCCCAGGATCCTCTCCTGCAGGTAGCAGGCCGGCTCCGTCCGCATGTACCGCTCGCTCCGCTTCAGCTCCTTCCACTTCTCGCGCTCCCCCATGTCGTTCACCGTGAAGGTCACCCGGTTGTCCCGCTACGTGTTCCGTTGAAGTATACGGTAGGCGCGATGATCTGCACCGGCGCGTATACTCTCACCTTCTCGTTCCTGCTGGTTTGGATCTGGGGAGGCTCCTCCAGTCGCGACTTCTAGAAGTGGTTGGGCGAGTTGTGGAAGTTGGAGCTGAGTTTCCAGTTGTTGCCAAGGCCAGGACGGTGGTTGAGGTATTTGGAATCGAAGTTTTTGAGGATTGGCTGTTAGATGGGCGTCTTTTTGTTGAGGGAGCTTTCGTCCCTGTTGGTGGTGGACTTGCAGTAGAGCTACTTGGGCTTGTACTCGAGCTGGTTCTTGGTGAGGATGGTGGAAAACGCAGTGCATTTGTCGTTGATCCTGTTCACTGTCTCCTTGTCCAGCTCAAAGCGGGAGTATTTCTACTTTATCGGCGATCGGGAAGCATCCTTGGCCGATTTCTTGATTTTGACCTAGATTTCGAGGAAAAGGAAGATTTATCCGCTGCCTATTTGTCCTTTTTGAGGAATTTGAGGAAGGAAGGCTTGCGAAGCTCCTTGTTGCTGGGATATGGCTTCAGATTAGGGTATTACATGGGAGCAGGTTTGAGCTTGGGACTGTTTGTGTTGATGTTTTGGGAGTATTTTAAGTTCTGCAGGAACTTGGGAGAGCGTGGCGCCTTGGAAGTGATGAACTTAAACTACACCACCTTAGAAACGATCTTATTCTTGCCTCTTTTGCTCTGGAGGCAATGGCATTCGTTGGTATATAGAAAGGCATTGTCTGCATTCCCTCCGAGGAGGACTTGTAGAGATCTTGGTTGCCTTCCTGGTCTAGGAACATAGCATCGTTCATGAAGCTGCTGAAGCCTTCGTTCCTTATGTGGTTGGTGATTTGGGGTGAAAAAGAAGTTAAGTTTTTGTCCTTCACCAAAACGATGTTCTTGTGATAAGTCTACGGATTCGGCTTTGGCTGCTCTGATATCTAGTCCTCCAGCTAGTGGATGAAGCTCTAGTGGCTCTAGTTGAAGGTGCTTTTTCTGAGGAAGGAGACGGCAgcttggttttcttcttctcgaATGGCCTGACGTTACTATTTTTTAGACTCCAGGTCGTTTCTCTCAGTGATGGGGCCTATTGCGAGTTCCTGGTGGGAAGGGGGAAGTTTGGGCGGGGGCGGTGCTTCGGGGTCGCCCTCTTCGACTGACTCTGCTGACGAgttcattaaaaatttctagaaCTCTTTCTTGAGTTCTTCCTGGCGGTTCATCTGTTCCTagtcctttttttccttccgaAGGCAAACTAATGGGAGTCCTTGAAGTGGGGGGTTTCCATATCGTTATCTTTTTCGTTGTGGATGTGTGACTCGCGTCCGCTTTCAAGTATGAAATTGAAAAGTTTCAGGTCATTTTAAAAAACAGCGTTTTTCTTGCCATTTTATACTCTTTCCTTGGAGGTGCCTGGGGGCTACTGGGGTAGTTTGCCGTCTGAGGTTTTCGTGGATTCTTTGCCCCGGTAGCCCTCGTTTTCTAAATATTACCCCATGACAAAATGGGAGTTGACCGACGCCAAAAAGTAGCTTTCTTCGGTGATGAGGAAGAGCTCTCCGAAATTGCGGTAATTGATATCGAAATACTCGATGAGGTTGGTGACGGCCTCCATGAAGCCCAGCGAACGCAGGTAGTCATCGGCGCCATCAACTTCCAGTTTGGCCAGGATAATCCGGTAGAAGATGATAAAAAGTTCCAACAGAATGGGGTTCTTTTCGAGGGACCACTAGACGTATTTGATCTTGTGAGGTTGGGTGTACTATTTCCTGGCGAGTACTGAATGAAAGAATTTCGCCATCATGGCCTTCGCTTGAAGGTTGTCCACTGACAAATTTTTATTGCCGATGTGGTTGAAATTCAGGTCCTTGGAGTAAAGACTGCACTTGAGCGTCTACAACAGGGAATGGTTGATGCCCATACGCTATGAAACGGCCCCCTCGCACCTCCAGGAAAGATTAGACTAAAATTGAATAAGAAAAGGCTCGCAGCAGGGCATTCGGGTCGTCGTTCTTAAGCGATCTGATGTGGCGTGCGTTGGAGACCATCTTGAGGGTTTGTTCTTGAAGTGGTTTGGCGGGGAGGTGGAGGTGTGAGGATGCGTGTGCGGCGAGGGTGGGGAGGAGGGCGAGGGAGGGTGGGAGGAAGGTGTAGGGGGGGTGCGTATCGACCTGTAGTAGCAGTTGTTCTGCCTCGAGCATCTACTAGGCGTCTAAAATGTTCATGGTTTGGTGGgagtaaaattatttttgtatgGGTATGCAGGATTACCGTCATTTTCGGCCGAGCAGCACCCGCACCCGCCCTTATCCCACTCCTCCCGCCCTGAattataagaaaatgaatgctGTTTAaactttttatcctttttttattaatttggcAAGTAAGATATATTATTTTCTCAACATTTCACCCCCAAATGGTCCCAATTACTCAACACCAAAATATTCCTAAAGTAGAGAAGAAGGGAAGCGCCGGCAGGGCTTTGGTTTGCATAATAGTGGCACTATTATAGTCATTTCTGCCTGCCTGCTTGAGTTATATATTTTAAGTTTAAAACGTATAATGAAGTTTCTTCACTCAAATACCCAAAAAATGCCAATATCCTCCATGCCCCACACGCTATCCTCCTGCCCTCTCTCCCGCTCTCCCCTCCCAATAAAATAGTGAGTATAGTTGcgaattattttatttttataacttCCCATGCTGCCCAAGCTCCAGCAGAGCTCGCTCGCCAACACCCTCCGCCGCGACAACCTCGCCTCGCAGATCCAGTGTACTCTCCAACTTACCAAGGCGAGGACCAGCTCCGTGGCATGCTCAGCAAGCAGAACAACGAGAGCTACAAGCCATGGAAAAACCAATACGCTCCCCAAAACCCCCATTCGCCCTTCGGCGACTTCCCCAAGGAGTACATCCCCAAGGAGAAACTGAAGGACCAGAAACACGAGCCAGTGCACGAACTGACGCTGTCCGGCTCCCTCGCCAAGCACTCCAAGTCCCAAGGCATCGGCGGACGCATCTCCAGCACCCTCGAGAAGAAGGCGCCCTTCCAAAAACCAGTCCCCAAGTCAGGAGCTTTCGAGAAAAGGGAAGTCCCTGCCTCTGAGTTCAGGCGCTACTATGACCGAGGAGACCTTCCCATCCGCGTCGACCACCAGAACTCTCTTCCCAAGCTGGTCTGGAAGGTGTCGGTTGAATCGCTGGACTACCACCACTACTTGCCGATCTTCTTCGACGGTGCGAGGGAGAAATTCGACCCCTACCGTTCATTTGCGATCCTGGGCACATACGACCTGCTGGACAAGGGCGGAAACAAGATCCTGCCGGTGATTCCGCAGCTGATCATCCCCATCAAGAGTAGATCTGTGGTGACTTAGCCGCCCTCAACACGCGCGACCCCTAGATAATCGCCACCATGCTCAAGGTCATCCAGAAGCTCGTATTATCGGGATAGATGATCGGGTAGGCGTTGGTGCCTTACTACCGCCAGATCCTGCCCATTTTCAACATCTTCCGGAACAACAACACGAGCATCGGCGACAAGATCGAATACAGTCAGCGCAAGCGTCTGAACCTGGGGGACCTGATCGGCGAGACCTTGTAGTTATTGGAGCAGACGGGAGGAGAGGACGCCTTCATCAATATCAAGTATATGATCCCCACCTACGAGAGCTGCGTGCTCAACTGATACGCATATTATCATTCTTATATATTGGTATATGATGGTTTCTTCAGCATCATTGCAAGTGACTGAACGGCACGATTATCTTACGCCAGCCCTGGTGGTTCTTCGGCAAGTGGCGACTGATCATCTCGGCCAGCCACACGATGTTGCGGATTTACTTCGTTAAGCGATCATTACCTGCTCCTTCAGCTTGATGTAGGCGTAGAAGACCGCCACTTGGTTGCACTGGTCGAAAGCCAAGGCGTATCTCCTGCACTCCTCGTCGTACATGATGTCGTCCAGAGACTTTTGGGCAACTGAGAAATCTTCCTTCTTTGAGGGTCTGGAGACTCGTTGATGATCTCAGCGTAGCCAGCAACGCCCTTCACTGCTTCCTTGAGCTGCTCGACGTGGTGGCGTTGAGGAGCGCGGTCTTGGAGTCAGGGTAAAGGTATCCGAGAGCAGGGCAAAGTTTTTTCCTGGCCTACAGAACTTTGGCGGTTGTGTTGAGTTCGCGATTGCCGATGGAGTTGTAGATGACCTGTATGGTCTTGAAGTCGGCTTCGAACTTGATGAGGTCCCGCATCATGGCTCTGAGGTGGGGTTGAGTTGTTTGGAGCAGAAGTGGTCGAAGTCCTCCAGCCAGAGCTTCTTGAGGGAGGTGCGGATGTACTCTGGCTTTAGTTCCTTGAAGATGTTCTGCACTTCGTTCATCGTGCGCGAGTCTCCTCCCTCCTTGGTCATTTCCTCCTCGAGGAAACGCATGAAATAGGGTCCCACTGGCGTGTCGATGAGGACGTCCTTGTAGAGGCCGGAGTAGTCGTCGCCCTCGAGCACTTTGATGTTCCTCATTTCTGGGAAGTAGCCGAGGGGGTCGATGTTGCTCATGAGCAGTTCGATGTCTACCTTGTTCTTGAGTCCCTCGATGATGTTGACCACGTTGTCGAGCTGGTACCTGATGGCGATCATGTCGAGGAAGTCCACCAGGAATCCGGTGGAGTTGGTCTGCACGTACTCGATTTCGTCGGCCAGTTTGCGCTTCAGCTTGGAGCGCATGAGGGAGACTGAGATGTTGGGGTTGTCGGTGAGGAGGTAGGATCCGTAGTCCGTATCTTCGAGGAACTGGATGGGTGGAGGCGTACCGATTTGAGCTCGTCGAGGGAGGAGCAATTCTTGATCTGGGTGTATTGGTTATCGTTGAAGAAGGAGGCTCGGAAGCCACGGATGATCGCCTCGGCGTAGCCGTTCTCGACCGCGAAAGTAGCCATCTACATGGTGGATTTATTATTTGATTAAATATGGTCAGCATATTAAACTATTTATCATCCATTGCAGAATATCAAACAAGTCGAGGATGGATGCATTCGCGTCGATAGTTTTTATACCTATTGGGAGGGTCAAAGAAGTAAAAATTATCTAGAATATTGGGGAGGGATGGTTGGATGTATTATGGGTTGAAAGGGTGGGTtatgatttgaatttgtttcgtttatattttttttatataacttcATATGTCCAATGCCGAGTAAAACTCCAACAGTAATCTCCAGCTTAAGCAGGCGCCCCCTTTTCCTTGATAAAGTACGAGGCGGAGATCGAAATCAGCGACAACATCGAAGATTACGAAAAAGCAAAAACCAACCAGAAGGCATTGGATGCGACCCCCAGCCCCTAGGGTACCCTCCTCGCCATTTAGATGTGCTGAACAACATGATCCTCCCCAGGGACTGGAAAGCTCCCAACGGCAAGCACTTTATGCAGTATGTGTCCCACCAGAAGTCAGAGCGATCGGACGTGGTGCGGCTTAAGGAAGCACTGGACCAGGCTCTGGAGTACCGCCAGGCGCGCACATAGGGCATTTGCCCCATCAGGGAGGAGCTTTTTAGTGAGGCTTTTGATGAAATCATCAGAGAAGTCACCATAGGGTCGCCCGAACGCGGAGTGCTGCTGATGCGCGTGAGAGACGAACACAAGATGACGCTTGCAGCCTACCAAACGCTATACCAATCCTCGGTGAGTTTCGGCGTCAGGAAGCTGCTGTAGGCCGAGGAGGGGATGGACGAGTTAAAGGAGATGCTGGGGGAGGCCTAGGCGACGCGCAACCAGCTATAGCGGCAGAAGATCTAGCTGATCTCAAAGAAGTAGTCCCTGGAGAAGAAGATCTTGGAGCGGAAGACGATCCAGGGCTACGAGAAGGAGGACGAGCTGATCCAGATCCAGGAGCAGGAGAGCGCCCTTTCGAAGTTCCTGGCCTCGCTGAAGGAGGGCACCAAGCAGGAGTGATCGTAATTTTGTCATCATTACTACGATCATGGCACAAACAGATGTCATTAGCTtatcatcattcactcactcgCCTCCTTACCCTTCCCCGACTCTTGCGGATCTGGATCAGCTCAGCCATGTCCGAATCGATCTCGGAATCGCTTGAATCGCCGCGGCTTGGCTGGGACTTGACTGGGGTTAGATTCCCATGGGGACTGGATCGTGTCTTCGCTTTATCTTGTGGATTTGGAGTTGGTTGCTGATCTTGGAGAGGAGGTCCTTGGAGTTTCCCACCTGCAGTTGCTTCACCACTGGCTCGCTCTTCACTTCTACTGGCTCGGCTACCATTGGCTATGGGATGGCTGGCTCTGGTTTGGTGATTTTGGGAGTTTCATCGTTGTT includes the following:
- the LOC116268112 gene encoding LOW QUALITY PROTEIN: uncharacterized protein LOC116268112 (The sequence of the model RefSeq protein was modified relative to this genomic sequence to represent the inferred CDS: inserted 3 bases in 3 codons; deleted 4 bases in 2 codons; substituted 3 bases at 3 genomic stop codons), with the protein product MXMATFAVENGYAEAIIRGFRASFFNDNQYTQIKNCSSLDELKSVRLHPSFLEDTDYGSYLLTDNPNISVSLMRSKLKRKLADEIEYVQTNSTGFLVDFLDMIAIRYQLDNVVNIIEGLKNKVDIELLMSNIDPLGYFPEMRNIKVLEGDDYSGLYKDVLIDTPVGPYFMRFLEEEMTKEGGDSRTMNEVQNIFKELKPEYIRTSLKKLWLEDFDHFCSKQLNPTSEXMMRDLIKFEADFKTIQVIYNSIGNRELNTTAKVLXARKKLCPALGYLYPDSKTALLNATTXEQLKEAVKGVAGYAEIINESPDPXKKEDFSVAQKSLDDIMYDEECRRYALAFDQCNQVAVFYAYIKLKEQVMIAXRSIRNIVWLAEMISRHLPKNHQGWRKIIVPFSHLQ
- the LOC116268111 gene encoding LOW QUALITY PROTEIN: uncharacterized protein LOC116268111 (The sequence of the model RefSeq protein was modified relative to this genomic sequence to represent the inferred CDS: deleted 2 bases in 1 codon; substituted 4 bases at 4 genomic stop codons), which gives rise to MLSKQNNESYKPWKNQYAPQNPHSPFGDFPKEYIPKEKLKDQKHEPVHELTLSGSLAKHSKSQGIGGRISSTLEKKAPFQKPVPKSGAFEKREVPASEFRRYYDRGDLPIRVDHQNSLPKLVWKVSVESLDYHHYLPIFFDGAREKFDPYRSFAILGTYDLLDKGGNKILPVIPQLIIPIKSICGDLAALNTRDPXIIATMLKVIQKLVLSGXMIGXALVPYYRQILPIFNIFRNNNTSIGDKIEYSQRKRLNLGDLIGETLXLLEQTGGEDAFINIKYMIPTYESCVLN